Genomic DNA from Oncorhynchus clarkii lewisi isolate Uvic-CL-2024 chromosome 28, UVic_Ocla_1.0, whole genome shotgun sequence:
cactccattttgcaacaccatgccataccctgtggacggcgcttaattggagccaatttcctcccacaacaggacaatgacccaaagcacagtgAAAAACTATGCAaaaactatttagggaagaagcagtaagcttgtattctgtctataatggagtggccagcacagtctcTGGATCTTAACCCTATTGAGCAGTtatgggagcagcttgaccgtatggtacgtaagaagtgcccatcaagccaatccaacttgtgggaggtgcttcaggaaacatggggtgaaatctcttcagattacctcaacaaattgacaactagaatgccaaacaaaggtctgcaaggctgtaatttctgcaaataTAGGAATGTTTtgggacacaattattatttaaataaaaaatcattatttataaccttgtcatcATCTTGCCTATATTTCCTATTCCctttgcaactaatttcatgtatgttttcattgaAAATGGTAGTGTATGTGGTTTGGAAATTCCCCCTCCGTCTTCACATTGAACATATTCAATTAAATAAAAAAGATATTGAACAGAATGACACCATCCTATGCAGACATTGCTTTCAAAAGTCAAGTGAATTAAACAGACTGCTGTCTGTTTAATTGTTTGCATACTCGTATGTTTGCAAACATACAACAATACACCAACTGAATTAGCTGTGATGTTGTCCCCCACTAGAAAGGCCTATCAGGAGATACTGGAGCCAGAGGGgcggaggggaggaagggggacgTGGGTCTGATGGGAGCTGCTGGACCTCGCGGCTCTCCTGGACAAGATGGGTTACCAGGGCAACCAGGAGAGCTGGGATACCCAGGCAAACCTGTAAGTTGACCACATCTGTTCCTCTAGACTCGAGTCAAAGCCATTTGCCCAAAAATGTCAATAGAGTCATTACCAGCTCATTAACTACCAGCATACTGATGTGAATGTATTGTCTTTCAGGGGAAGCCACCAACTGATGACCACTTGATGACGCTTTGCGCTAATGTTCTTCGGAGTATGTTTcctgcttttttattttatgcATGAGCATGACCATTATCTGTTGTATGGATTCTTGAAGATTTTCAGCTGTTAAAAATGATAAACTTCAAAATGCTTGCTAGGAATTTAGGCAATCgtccattgttttgttttttcaccAAGTGCACAAATCCATGCCGTTTCAAAATAGTGACTATGTTGgtaactgtaggtctatacaTACAGTAGTATCCTGTTGAACTATGTGTACAGCAGCACGCCTCCATCTAGCGCACCAATGCAGATTTCATTTCTGCAATTTGGTGACAAAAGTGCATCCTCTGCAATGTGCATGGTTTCCTAATCACTGTGTCTGGGCATGTGTCAGAACAAGTTGCTATTTTTGACACGCAACACTCTTGGAGAGATTACACAATAATAGACCGACAGTAGTCCTGAAAATTAGGATCTGGCTCCAAACTAAAGAAATGTCATAGACTTACTACTGGTCATTGCAACAATGTACTTTGTGTCAATACAGAAACAAGACTAGTTAGTATTGTGTGCTGCATACAGAACAAATGCTAATTTTCCCTATCCAGATCAGCTGCCGCAGCTCCTGGCAATGATGGCACCAAAAAGTCAATGTGGGCAGTGTGAGACAGTGAAGGGGCCACCTGGTGAGCCAGGCCCTGCCGGCCCCAAGGGCCCCAGTGGAACGCCAGGGTACCCTGGCACGCTCGGTTTACAGGGTTACCCAGGACAGCCAGGCCGGATGGGGCCTCATGGGCATAAAGGTAACACAGTGGGTTACAGGGATTGACGGTCAAAGAATTTGACTTCAGTCTATGTAGTGCTGTTGATGTAAATTGCAATTCCATGGTTTTGGGATTAAGTAACCTTGCTGGCTGTTTTTGCTATGCTCTTATGTGCAGGTGATATTGGACCAATGGGGTTAAAGGGGTCCAAAGGAGATGGAGACACAGGGTTGACAGGTCCTCCCGGCCCAGCAGGTAAGAATCCCCCACTTCTTGTAGGAATGTTGAGTGATGCTATTCATGTTTTCACAAACAAATTTATACCAGTCATCTACAATTGAATACTGACCAACATACTGTCTGACCAATTGATCAACATGTAGGAGTCTGTAGATTGTCCCTGTGGCTGTCAGGGATATGTGATAAACAATTATACTCTTTGTGTCTTTATCTTCCACCTCTGCAGGTCTCCAGGGGCCCAGAGGCAGTGACGGCCACGGTGTCTCAGGGCCTCCAGGTGaaccagggaagtcaggaatCCCCGGCATCCCAGGGAAGCGTGGCCCTCCTGGGGCCAATGGCGTATGTGACCCCACCTCCTGCTACCAGGCTATTCTCAGAGAGGAACGCTACAGCAAAGGACCCAACTTCTAGGCCTCACAAGGAAAGCAGGACATTTTAATTTGACATTTTAAGACTAACTAAGTCAAGGACTGCTCACTGAAAAATCAAGGGCTGCTGGAGTGAGTGAGTTAACCCTTTGTTTCATGTGGGATGATCCACTCAAACTTGAGATAAAGAAACAGAGGATATAGGGCAACAAAGTGACGCAAATTGGTATCCAGCCAAACAGGGTTGTTTGACACTGTCTTCAGGCCAGGGGTAATTCAGTGAACAGGCAGAAGTGATGAGGACAAGTGGGGATTAGGGATATTATTACCCCATCACTGGCTCATAATATCCGAGTGACAATGTTGTTTTTACTGTCTATCAGTGTTGAGGAGGTATAGAAACGTACAATGAGAATTGCACTGCCTTAGTTAAACTACCTCTTTGTTGGATCCAAAGCATTAAACATGATCTGGAGTGACAGGTAGCAATTGTGAAAAAGTTTTCTCCCAAATGATTTACTGTATGTTCAAGAGCAACACTAGGAACATACGACTCTGCATCAGAAGTCTTTCACTTTAAAACTACTAGCTCTTCACTACAAAGTACTATATTTTTTATATGTAGAAATTACTTTTATAAGTAATTTATTTTCCTTTTCAATCAAGCTTGTCAGTCATTAATTTGCTTCACTTCTACGGGTATAAACATATTTATTGTCCTCGTCATCATAGATATGCTTATTGTTACACAACTTCTGCATTTTCCTCTCAGTGTTCAGTGAACCTCCTGCTGGATGGAAACTAGCATGTTTACTGTCAGTATGCGtcgtctgtctgtagtaaccatGAACAGTTTTTCCTGATTTAACTTCCATCTATCTTATTATTATTCTTCCTCACAATATGTTTTAATATATCAAATGGGCTATTTTGATACAGTTTGTAGTATACTTTTCAAATATTGTTGGCCTGTTACAATTGACTTTCTTATTTTGATTTCCACATTTTCAAAACAAATGTATACATTTCTCCATGTATTTTCTTATCAGAGAAAACACTGTTGACTGTGAAGTCTTTTTTGAATAAACTTCTGTTGTAGTCTTGTAGTTGAATCCCCTGTTACAATCTATTTATTACTCATTTGAATATGGTTCCTCTATTGAACAGTGTCAAGAAATCCACTTGTTTGGGAGGCTCTTAGGCTGGAGTAGATCACATATCTCTAGCAGTACCAACACCTCTCGCACACAAAGCTTCAACCTACTATACTAGCATTGACACTTTAACAGGAAAACAACACTTCCTTTCTGACAATCACAACACCAGGACCAAGAAAAGTCACACTGGTAAGTTGTTAAAGTATTGCTTTAAGTATACAGTCCACTTGCAGATTGTAGGGTATTTACTGAGAAATTAAGTAGTTTAAATTAGTAGTTTCTCTGTATTTACTTAATTTTATTAAAGAAATTAAAGCATATTTACCAGCTAAATATTGTGTTTATCTTGCAATCTGCAAATACTAATAATAGCAGACcagaaaataaaacatatttacaacctttaaacaggttaagaGACTGACAACCATGGCGGAGTACAAAGACTTCTTGGATTTGTTCAGCGATGAAAATGACATGGATTATAACTACACAGACCCCATCTATGTTGTGGATAAACTGGTGAATCTTTGTGCCACAGCTGATGTGAACAGATTTGGAGCCAAGTTCACACCAATATTGTACACCATCAATTTCCTGCTAAGCATCATTGGGAATGGGCTGGTTCTGTGCATTATTTACAAATACGAGAAGCTCACTTCCATCACCAACATCTTCCTCCTCAACCTGGTCATCTCTGACCTGCTGTTCGCCTCCAGTTTGCCCTTCTGGGCCTTGTACCACCTCTATGGGTGGATCTTTGACTCGGTCATGTGCAAGCTAGTGGGTAGCTTGTACTTCTTAGGattctacagctccatcctcttcctcactctcatGACCTTTGACCGGTACCTGGCTGTGGTCCATGCCATCAACGCCCCCAAATGGAGGAGGAAGATCTACGCCTGTGTCTCCTCGGCAGTCGTGTGGTGTATCAGCCTGCTGGCCAGTGTCAAGGAGTTGGTTCTATACAATGTCCGGGAGGATCCTCGTGACGGATACCTTTGTGAGGAGACGGGCTTCTCCAATGCGATCATGATAAAATGGCAGCTGGTTGGTTACTATCAGCAGTTTGTGATCTTCTTCCTGTTTCCCTTGGCTATGGTCATGTACTGCTATGTTAGAATCACGGTCCGAATCATGTCAACCCAGATGAGAGGGAAGTGCAGGGCAGTCAAGCTGATTTTCGTGATTATATTCACGTTTTTTGTGTGCTGGACCCCATACAATGTTGTAATTCTGTTGAGGGCCCTCCAGATCTCCACCAGTGATGATTCTGAGTCATGTTCTGAAGTGCTTAACCACGCTATGTATGTCACTAGGAATATAGCATACCTCTACTGTTGTGTGAGCCCTGTCTTTTACACGTTTGTTGGGAAAAAGTTTCAGAGTCACTTCTGGCAACTACTTGCAAAGCGCATCCCATGTCTGAAGAGACATATCATGACTAGCCAAAGTGGCAACAGTAGAATAACTTCTCAGAAAAGTCCACATACCATGTATGAATATGAGAAAGGAACTGGTCTTCAAGCCAGAGCATAGGTTCCGGTACCCATTTAGGGTGCCGGTACTGTTTAAATTTAGGTGCAGGatctccacaatacttttgagctaatattcttttttttttaccccctttttcaattacaatcttgtctcattgctgcaactgcCCAACGGGCTCGGTAGAGTCATAcctcctccgaaacatgacccgccaaaccgcgctccTTAACCCGGCTGTACCAATATGTTCGGAGGAAACACAGCTCATCTGAAGATCccagccaaactctcccctaacccagatggccaattgtgcgtcgcactATGTGACTCCCTGTCACGACACAGCCTGGGgtcaaacccaggtctgtagtgacacctcaagcactgcgatgcaatgcCTTATATGGCTGCATCACTCAGGAGGCCCCTTGAGTTAATATTCtacaagaggaacaggagctcaagcagtagaacattttgtGCTGGTACTTACAGTGGCTCTAGTGAGCTCCTGCCAGGTCAAAaacatgccatttagcagacacttgtaTCCAAATTGACTTATGCATGCATACATTCCACATATGGGTGGTCCTAGGAgttgaacccacaatcctggcattGGAAGTGTCAGGCTCTACCAGGTTGAGCTACAGAGGACAAACTGTTGATATGATTTGTAAATGATGTACAAGATGTCTGATAAGGTACatgttttccaagatgtttagCTCTGTTTGCATGCTTTGAGGAGGGTTTTATGTTAATGTTCTCAGGGAATTTCAGCGCAGCACAATGTGTACATGCAATTACAATTATGTGTACTTTTGCTTCTGACTTGATGTACTCAACATTTGTTGCTAAATTGTAAGTTACAATACAAATGACATTTTAAATCATTTGATTCTATAAAAGAAAGTGTACATTTGATTTGCTTCAGGAACTTGAGATGTTACTATCTTTGAATCTGTGCATTACAtttctaataaaataaaatatatatttgtgccTTGTGGCTCTGAATGTTGAGCAACTGAATATCGGTCTACCTGTTGAGAGAGATGCATATTATATGCTCGATCATACtctatgtactgtaggcctatcATACCATATTCTAGTTGCCATAACTATGGTGAAAGAAAACCAACAATTTATTCAATATAGCTATTTTCAGAGCAGCCTGTTCTTGGTATTACTCAGACTTCCCCTACTCACACTTCTCTTCTCAGAAACTGGTTGGAGAGCATCCTGTTACTCATCCTATTATTT
This window encodes:
- the LOC139387453 gene encoding C-C chemokine receptor type 8-like: MAEYKDFLDLFSDENDMDYNYTDPIYVVDKLVNLCATADVNRFGAKFTPILYTINFLLSIIGNGLVLCIIYKYEKLTSITNIFLLNLVISDLLFASSLPFWALYHLYGWIFDSVMCKLVGSLYFLGFYSSILFLTLMTFDRYLAVVHAINAPKWRRKIYACVSSAVVWCISLLASVKELVLYNVREDPRDGYLCEETGFSNAIMIKWQLVGYYQQFVIFFLFPLAMVMYCYVRITVRIMSTQMRGKCRAVKLIFVIIFTFFVCWTPYNVVILLRALQISTSDDSESCSEVLNHAMYVTRNIAYLYCCVSPVFYTFVGKKFQSHFWQLLAKRIPCLKRHIMTSQSGNSRITSQKSPHTMYEYEKGTGLQARA